TCGCGCTTCTATTTCGCCCCAGGCGGTCAAAGCCTGATCCTCGCAGTGAACTCCGATCAGAAGCCCCAACCGGGCGGCTTCCTTCATCCCCTTATAGAGAACCTCCGACGTGGCGTAGGGAAAGTCGTCGCCGGCGAAACAGGTAAAGGCCTTGAACGCGATAGCCCCCGCCTGGGACATCGCCTCCATCTCGTCCACGTTGTCGTCGACGAGCCCGCCCCATAGGGCGTAATCTACCTTCGCCCGCAGTTTTCCCGCCTCTTTCTTCAATTCGAGAGCTTCGACGGAAATCGCCGCGGGGCGCCCCGATAACGGCATGTCGATGACAGTCGTCACGCCTCCCGCCGCCGCGGCCGCCGTACCGGAGGCCATGTCCTCCCGTTCGGGAAAACCGGGATCATTGAAATGCACGTGCGCGTCGACGACGCCCGGCAGGACGTAACATCCTTCCGCCTCCACGACTTCTTCTTCTCTACCTTCAGGAAGAGACGCCGCGATGGTCGCGATGGTCCCCTCCCGAATACCAACATCAGCCCTTACGACCCCGGAGGGTGTAACGAGCAGCCCGTTCCTGACCGTCATATCAAACTCATTCGGCATCAATCGACACTCCCTCCCAGGTAGGCGCGTTGAACACGCTCGTCGTCACGAAGCCGACTCGATTCTCCTTCGAGCGCCACCTTCCCCGTGACCAGGACGTAGGCGCGATGAGAAATTTTCAGCGCCATGCGGGAATTTTGCTCGACAAGAATGATGCTGACCTTTTCCTCGCGGTTGATGCTGACAATGGCTTTGGCGATTTCCTGTACGAAGATGGGCGCCACCCCCAGAGACGGTTCGTCGAGAAGCAGCAATCGGGGTTTAGCCATAAGCCCCCTTCCAATAACCAGCATCTGCTGCTCGCCGCCGCTCATGGTGCCCGCCGACTGGCCGATGCGTTCTTTAAGACGGGGAAAGCGTTCCAGAATTTTTTCTAGTGATTCTTTGATTCCGACTTTGTCTTTTCGGAGAAACGCGCCCATCATAAGGTTGTCTTTCACCGTCATCAGGGGAAAAACATGGCGGCCTTCGGGAACCATCACGATTCCCCGTGCCACGATCGCAACCGGGGGCAGTTTGCCGATCTCTTCCCCATCGAAAAAGATAGATCCGCTCTGTATCGGTTTGAGGCCCGTGATCGCGCGCAGGATCGACGTCTTTCCCGCCCCATTGGCGCCCACGAGCGTTATGATCTCTCCTTTGCCGAGCGAAACGGAAACGTCCTGAAGGGCTCTGACGTAATCATAAGCGACGTTTATTTTTCGAGCTTCAAGATACATCCAATTCCGCCTCCTCGTCTTCGCGCCCCAGGTAGGCTTCGATCACGGCTTCGTCGTTCTGTATCGCGGACGGGGTTCCCTCGGCTATCTTCTTCCCGAAATTCAAGACGACGATCCTGTCGCTGATGGTCATGACGGCTGACATGTCATGTTCCACGAGAATGACGGTCACTCCACGATCCCGAATACCCCGGACCATCTGAATGGCCCGTGCCGTTTCCTCGGAGTTCATACCCGCGAAGGGCTCGTCCAAAAGCAGTAATTTAGGCTGTGCCGCGAGGCCGATCGCGATACCCAAAGCTCGTAAATGCCCATGCGGCAAGCTTGACGCGGTCATGTGCCTCACCTCGGTCAGTCCCAGGTAATCCAAAATCTCCGAGGCGCTTGCACGGAACCGTGCCTCGTCCGCCCGCGCCGTCCGCGTCCCGAAGAAAAAGCCGGGAAGAGAAGCTCGGCCGCTCAAATGGTGAGCCACGACGACATTGTCCAGCACTGTCATGTCCTTGAAAATCGTCGTCTCCTGAAAGGTGCGGACAATGCCTTTGCGGGCCGCGATATGAGGCGACTGCGATGTGATGTCCTCTCCCTTGTAAAATATTTTCCCCGACGTGGCGGGCAAGAATGAGGAGATAAGCTTGAACAAGGTGCTTTTTCCCGCCCCGTTCGGTCCTATGACGCTCAAAATTTCTCCTTCGCTGACCTCGAAGGAAACGTCGTTAACGGCGGGCAAACCGCCAAAACGTTTCGTGAGGTTTTTGACCTCCATCAGCGTCATGGCCGCTCTTCCTCGATAGCAGGCTTGATAGCAGGCTTGGCGGCAGGCTCGACACTAGACCGCGAGAACGGCCATTTCAAGCTCAACAGCCCATTTGGAAGCCATAGCATCATACTGATCATGATCAGGGAGTAAATCAGAGGCTGATATTGATTCAGACCCTGGAGCATCTCGAAACTCAGGAAAAGCACAAACGTGCCCACCAGGGCTCCCCACACGCTGCCCAGGCCTCCCAGGAAACAATAGAGCAGAAAATAAGTCGAGTCCTGAAATGTAAACGTGGCCGGGTAAATACTTTGCTGCGTCGCGACGAAAAAGGCCCCTCCGGCCCCCGCGAACGCCGCGCATATGGCCAAAGCGATGACGCGCAACCAAGGAACGTTGACGCCGAACGACGACGCCAGGTCCTCGTTTTGTTGGAGAGAGCGAAACAACCAGCCCAAGCGGCTGTTCACGACTCTATAGAGAACCGCGAAACCCAGAATCGTCAGGAATGCTCCCAGATAATAGAAAGCGAAGTGTTTGTCAAGGGTGTTGAAGTCAGGAATGATCGTAAAGCCGGCCACTTTCAGCGCGCCTGGCAAGGGAAGGTTCAAAATTCCCCTCGAACCGTTCGTCAGCGAGGGGAAACTTTGCGCGGCGAGGCGGGCCGTCTCGGTCAGGCTGAGGGTGATCATTGAAAAGTAGACTCCCTTCAGGCGCAGCAACGGCAACCCGACCAAAATACTCACAACTACCGTGATGGCGCAAGCGCCAACTAGAGAAAGCCAAAAAGACACTCCCAACTTCGAGATCATGACGGCGGAGACGTAACCGCCCAGCAGGGCAAAACCGCCTTGCCCCATATTGATCCGCCCGATGTAGAACATCAGCCAAACGCCGGCGCTGATCAGGCTCAAAACGGACGACGTCGTCAAAATCCCCAACCGATACGGCTGATCGCGGAAAAGCCACGGAAGCAGCACGAGGTAAATCGCCAGGAAGAAAGCAACACCTATTGCCGTTTTCAATTTTTTCACGTCGTTACCCCACAGCTTTCCCCATCAGGCCATTGGGGCGCACGGCCAGAAAGACAATCAGCCCGGCGAAAATAATGAGGTAGGTCTCGCCTCCAGGGAAAAAATGGTAGCCGAGAGATTCGATCATGCCCAGAGCCAGCCCTCCGGCTATCGCTCCCGAGACAACCCCCGCGCCGCCGATCATGACCATGATGAACGTTTTTATGGAAATCCAATTTCCGAGACCGGAATTGACTCCCGATATAGGCACAAGCATGGCCCCGGCGATTCCGGCCAGCATGGCGGCCAAGGCCCAGCCCAGGATTGCGTAGCGCTCAGTGTCCACACCCATAAGGCAGGCCGTCTCAGCGTCCTGCGCCATTGCACGGAGCGCCCGGCCCGGACGAGTGTAGCGCATAAATAAAATGAAAACAGCGATAAAAAGAAAAGAAAGCCCGATAACGAGCAGACGCCCCTTGGGGAGGAATACACCTTCTATCTGATAAACCCCGCTTATCACAGCAGGAACACCGCGGTGCTTTTCCCCGAAGAAAATCAGGACGAGGCTTTCGACCATCGTCGCCGTCCCAGCGGACAAAAGCATCGTGCTTTCGTCTCTCACACTGCGGCGCATGACGGGCCTGAAGAGAAGCGTCTGAAACAGGTATCCGATCAAAGCCAGTGTCAAAGCGGAAGCCACCAGAGCGACGGGAAAAGGCAGCTTCATCCTGCCGTATACATAGTAAGTCACAAAACCACCCAACACATAAAGCTGCCCATGCGCGAAGTTGAGTACATTCATGAGAGAAAAGATCAACGTCAACCCCAAAGCGATAAGGGCATACTGCGCTCCCGTGTATAAGCCGTTGAAAAGAACCTGCCCCACCTACTGCACCCCCTTTTGTCGCGCCTGTGAAACGCGCCTCCGCCGGTCAAAGCGGGCCGCCAGGGGGAATAAATCGTAAAAACCCCCGGCGACAAATCGGCCGTTTTTCTATTCCGCGCTTCCTACGAATAGAGTCTTGAAATCGCCGTCCTCGTAGATATTCACGACCATCGGGACGGAAATCTGGCGCTTCTGCCCGAAATAAGGGACTCCGATGTAATTAAGGGGTCGCTCGTCTTTCAGGTAAGGGTTGGGCATGGAGAAAGTGTCCATCGCGGTCTTGAACTTCGCCACGTCGGTAATGGCCTCCGGGCCGGCCTGCTGCAGGGTGTTGAGGATTATTTCGAGGGCGTAGACCTTCGTTCCGGCCTCGTCGTTCCACTCTCCCGCCACTTTCTCGTAGCGCTTCATAAATTCTTCCATGTAAGCGCTACGTATGTCGGGAGTGCTCGCGCCTCCGACTGAGATGAAGCCGTTGGCCGCGTCTCCGGCGAGTTCTGATATGACTTTGGCGTCCTGCGCGTTTTCCGTGCTGATTATCCCTTCGAAGCCAAGTTCACGGGCCGCTTTGATCAAAAGCGGTGTGTCAGCCGGGGCTGGACCAGATAGAACCAGCAAACCCGGTTTTTTGGAAACGATGCCGGACATGACGGGAAAGAAGTCCGTCGTGCCAGGTTCGTAAGTATCCCTGTCGGAAAGAACCTCCAGACCAAGTTTCTTCGCGGCGTCAGCGCCTTCGTCTCTTTGGGTAAGGGATTCGGAGTCGTTGCGCGCCACGAAGGCGATCGACTTGATTCCCTTGTTGTCAATCAGATATTTATAGATGACGGGGCCCGCCTGGTAGGATGCGATCATGCCCAAAATGGAGTTCGACGCCGGAAGAGAGTAGAGTTCTTTTGGAAAAGCGTAAGGAATGCTTATAGCGCCGCCTTGCTCGATAACCGGAACGATGGCCAGAGCGGTCGGCGCGATATTGGGACCGATGATGTAATGAATTCCTTCCTCGTAAATCAGACGCTCCGCGCCGGAAACGGCGACCTTCGGGTCGTTGCGGTCGTCGATTGCCACGATTTGTATAGTGTACTTCTCTCCTCCGATCTCGAATCCGCCTTGCTCGTTGATCATTTCAGCGGAAGCCTCGACGCAATAGCGATTGACCAATCCCCAAGAGGCCGCCGGTCCGCTCATGACGCCTAAGACGCCGATCTTGAGAATCTTCTCAGCCGCCATAGCCCCCATTACGCTGGAAAAAACAAAGAACACAACGAAAGACAGCACCAAAAACTTTTTAAAACTACACTTCATTTCTCGTGCACCTGGCCTTTCAAAATAGGTTCCGTATTTCAGTCCCCAAATAATATCCCACCGCCGCGTTGCTTAAATTTATTTTTTGGTTCATTTCTTAATTTATTTCTTAATTCAATTTCTTAATTCAAGTCTGCCGTGACCGAACATCGGCATTTTTTCGGACTTCCCGCCATCGTCTCGAAAAACAAGTTCGCCGCGGACGAAGGTCATAACGGGCTGACCCTTCCCTTTCAATCCAGCAAAGGCCGAAATTTTGTTCAGATAAAACAAAGAATCGGGGGTAATTTCCCACTCGCGTTCAGGGTCGAGGACGACAATGTCCGCGTCGAAGCCAATTTCAATCGCTCCCTTGCGTCCGTAGAGCCCGAAAACGCGGGCCGGTTCCTCGGATAGACAGCGGGCGAGGAGTTCCGGGCTTAAGTGCCGCTTGTGGACAGCACTGTCGTAAAGAACCTGCATTGTCGTCTGAACGCCCGAAATGCCACCCCAGGGCGCGAACGCGCCTTCCTTTTCTTCTTTTTCTTTTTCCCAGGGCGCGCATTTTTCCCAGGACGCGCAGGGCGAGTGATCGGAGGCGACACACTGGAGGGTTCCGTCGGCGACGTAATCCCACAATCGCTCCATAGCGTCCCGCTCTCTCAGAGGAGGGGCGCATTTGAAAAACATTCCCTCGCGCCCGCACAGGAAATCGTCCTCCGAGAAGACGAGGTAGTGTGTGCAGGTCTCGGCCGAGAGGGGAAGGCCTTTCGCTCTCGCTTGGCGCACGCGTTCCGCCACCTCGGGGTGACTGATGTGGCAGATATGAGCCCTCGCGCCAGTTTCGCGAACCAGTTCGATCACGTTTTCCACGGCGATGATCTCCGCGGAGAGGGGGCGAGACCGGAGAAAATCAAGACGCCCCGCCCGCCCCTCTCTTTGCGCGCGCGCTTCTTCGTGTTTGACGATAGCGAAATCTTCCGCGTGGAAACCGACGAGAGCGCCAAGAGAGGCCGCTTTTCGCAACGTTTCCCTTATGGCCCCCATATCGAGAGAACGGTAATCACTCGATACTGGGCCGATAAAAATCTTGAAAGCAACAACGCCGGCGTTGTGAAGTTCTTCCATTTTATCTTTATCTTTATCTTTATCTTTTTTATCTTTGTCTTTATCTTTGTCTTTATCTTTATCTTTGTCTTTGTCCGGTTTGTCTTTATCCAGAACGTCATCGACGAGACCACCCCAAAAACCGTAGTTCACCAAAGCCTTCTCCCGGACGGCCGCGTGTTTGGCGTGAAAGAGCGGCACGCTCGTCAAGGCGGGGTCGTTTTGGAGCGGCATGTCGAGAACGGTCGTGACGCCTCCGGCCGCCGCCGCCAGAGTTCCGTGCTCGAAATCCTCGCGCCACAGATATCCCGGATCGTTAAAATGGACATGAACATCAATGGCTCCAGGAAAAACGAGTTTACCGGAGATATTTTCCGTCTGACGCGCTTCCCATACAATATCCCTTTGGGTTATCGCGGAGATTTTTCCCCCTTCCGTGTAGACATTTCCCTCAAAAAGCCCCTCAGACGTGACGATAGTTCCGTTTCTTAAAAGCAAATCAAAAATCATTTGCTACCTCCCGGCGTTAGAGTACAGGAAGAAAGTTTGTGAGAAAACCCAATAAAATTGTAAGAAAAAGCATCAGAAAAAATCCTAAAGAAAAATCAAACTTCTTGCAACTTCTTGCAAAACTGAACCTAAGCTCTTTAATAATTCAGTATAGTATACCTTAAATAGGAATCATTATAAAAAATATCCAAAACACAAGTTACCTATTTGTATATATTGCACAAGGCTCAAAAAATCAAATTCCCCCGTTTTGTGATGGGGGGAATCTGAACGGCTTATTCGCGTCGCCGGAAGCGAAATACCCTTGTTGCACTTTCGCCTGTCAGGCTTTTTTGTAGGACAACACGTTCGGGTCGAATGCTTTTTTCCCGTTGTAAATGTCTCGGTCAAATTCCCCTTCCGATTGCGCGACGATCATCGCGACCATGACGTCGTCAATGGAATTTCCAATGGTGCGAATGGGGGCCAAGAAGAAGTCGGCGGCCGAGATGATGACCATCCCTTCTACCGGCAGCCCAACCGCGGCCAACACTACAGCCAGCATGACCAAACCGCCTCCGGGAACCGATACTGCAGCGAAACTGAACGCCGTGGAGAACACGATCAACGTCACAAGCTGAGATCCCGTCATGCTCAAACCAAACACTTGAGCGATGGTGACACACGACAGACAGAAAAAGCACACAGCTCCGTCGCTGTTCATGGACATTCCCATCGGCGCGACCAAGCGGTTGACTCTCGGACTAATACCAATCAACTTCTCGCCATCTTCCATTTTAGTCGGTAAGGTGACGGCGGAAGACGTTGACACGAAAGCGATCAGTGTCATACGAGCAATTTTGGGAAAAAACTTGAAGGGATTGACCTTGCAATAGCTACACGCGAAGACGATAAAGAACAGCATCACGGCACACATGGCGATGTAATTGGCGATGATCAGTTTCGCTAGCGTCAACAATACCTGGGTTCCGATAACGCCCACCGCGTAGCTGATGAAGGAAAAAATAGCGAGGGGTAATCCCTGAATGATGATGAAAATGAACTGCATGACGACTTTGTTGACGTGTTTGATGCCGTTCAAAACCGGGTTGCTTTCGTTCTTCGAGCCATAAATGCTCAACGTAATGCCAAAGAGAATCGCGATGATGACGCACTGCAGATTATTGCCGCCCGCCATTGAGGCAAAAATGTTGCTGGAAACGTAACCCAGCAATTGTTGGGAAAAATTGGCGGGCGTCGGCACAGTTATCGTTTGCAAGTCAAATACTCCCTCGATCTGCAATCCTACACCAGGCTGCATGACAAACCCCGCAGCCAGCCCAGCCAGCCCGGCCATCGCCGTCGTAAGGGCGAACAACACGATCGTCTTCAATCCCAGTCTGCCCAATTCCTTGGGGTTGAGAGTTCCAACCGCCTCGATGACGGCGGTCATGATCAACAGAATGATCGGCATCTGCATTAACTGAAGGAATAGATCCCCGACCACCTTGAAGTTCGCCATCTTTTCGCCGAAAACAATTCCGCAGACCAATCCCGCGACAGCAGCTATACAAATCCCCAACATCAAGCTGTACCTGAACTTTCCCTTACCCAAAATAAACCCTCCTTAATTTAAAAAATGTCTCCGCGCGTGAAATAACGCATGAGCCGAAACGCAACACTTTAGTTTCTACGCGAAAGTTCAAGTAAGTTAAAAAAGGATTCATCTAAAAACGACGTGGCCGAGTTCTCTCAGCGATTTCTAATTCATCTTCATCTTCTTCATCTATTTCTAATTTATCAGTATAATGCGCCTCAAAAAAATAATCATTGTGATAAGTAAACAAATAAAAATTTTTTTATAGTAAAGTATTCCTAATGCTTTCAATCGCACTTCTTTTTATACTCCATAAAGTCCCAAAAGTATAGTTGCCCATAGCGGCAATATTTTTCACAGGAGGCGATTTTTGTGGGGTATCCCAAGGGAAATCTGGTTAGTCGCGCTATCGTGAAGCCGGGTATTTACACTGTCATTCCACCAGAAGGAAGGGTCTTCAACGTTATTCCCAACTTCGAGGGATTTTCAACGACCATCCTCGCATCCCCGAAATACGGCGCCAGCTTTGTGTTCTACGTCTCCAGCCTGGCGCCGGGAGCTAAAACCAACAAAACCTGGTGCAAAGAAGAGGGAATCGAGAGCTTCGTCTACTTTATGGACGAGGAAAAACCCGGTGACGGAAAACTTACTGTTCGCATCGGCGACGAGGAAAAAACGCTTTCTCAGGGTGGCTACGCCTATGCCCCGGCGGGGGTCGGCATGGATCTTTCCAGCACGTCTTCCGGCAAGATACGGATTCTGTTTTACAAACAGCGTTATCTTCCTCTTGCCGGACAC
This genomic interval from Synergistaceae bacterium contains the following:
- a CDS encoding amidohydrolase family protein, which codes for MIFDLLLRNGTIVTSEGLFEGNVYTEGGKISAITQRDIVWEARQTENISGKLVFPGAIDVHVHFNDPGYLWREDFEHGTLAAAAGGVTTVLDMPLQNDPALTSVPLFHAKHAAVREKALVNYGFWGGLVDDVLDKDKPDKDKDKDKDKDKDKDKKDKDKDKDKMEELHNAGVVAFKIFIGPVSSDYRSLDMGAIRETLRKAASLGALVGFHAEDFAIVKHEEARAQREGRAGRLDFLRSRPLSAEIIAVENVIELVRETGARAHICHISHPEVAERVRQARAKGLPLSAETCTHYLVFSEDDFLCGREGMFFKCAPPLRERDAMERLWDYVADGTLQCVASDHSPCASWEKCAPWEKEKEEKEGAFAPWGGISGVQTTMQVLYDSAVHKRHLSPELLARCLSEEPARVFGLYGRKGAIEIGFDADIVVLDPEREWEITPDSLFYLNKISAFAGLKGKGQPVMTFVRGELVFRDDGGKSEKMPMFGHGRLELRN
- a CDS encoding ABC transporter ATP-binding protein, with amino-acid sequence MTLMEVKNLTKRFGGLPAVNDVSFEVSEGEILSVIGPNGAGKSTLFKLISSFLPATSGKIFYKGEDITSQSPHIAARKGIVRTFQETTIFKDMTVLDNVVVAHHLSGRASLPGFFFGTRTARADEARFRASASEILDYLGLTEVRHMTASSLPHGHLRALGIAIGLAAQPKLLLLDEPFAGMNSEETARAIQMVRGIRDRGVTVILVEHDMSAVMTISDRIVVLNFGKKIAEGTPSAIQNDEAVIEAYLGREDEEAELDVS
- a CDS encoding branched-chain amino acid ABC transporter permease, whose protein sequence is MGQVLFNGLYTGAQYALIALGLTLIFSLMNVLNFAHGQLYVLGGFVTYYVYGRMKLPFPVALVASALTLALIGYLFQTLLFRPVMRRSVRDESTMLLSAGTATMVESLVLIFFGEKHRGVPAVISGVYQIEGVFLPKGRLLVIGLSFLFIAVFILFMRYTRPGRALRAMAQDAETACLMGVDTERYAILGWALAAMLAGIAGAMLVPISGVNSGLGNWISIKTFIMVMIGGAGVVSGAIAGGLALGMIESLGYHFFPGGETYLIIFAGLIVFLAVRPNGLMGKAVG
- a CDS encoding ABC transporter substrate-binding protein, whose product is MKCSFKKFLVLSFVVFFVFSSVMGAMAAEKILKIGVLGVMSGPAASWGLVNRYCVEASAEMINEQGGFEIGGEKYTIQIVAIDDRNDPKVAVSGAERLIYEEGIHYIIGPNIAPTALAIVPVIEQGGAISIPYAFPKELYSLPASNSILGMIASYQAGPVIYKYLIDNKGIKSIAFVARNDSESLTQRDEGADAAKKLGLEVLSDRDTYEPGTTDFFPVMSGIVSKKPGLLVLSGPAPADTPLLIKAARELGFEGIISTENAQDAKVISELAGDAANGFISVGGASTPDIRSAYMEEFMKRYEKVAGEWNDEAGTKVYALEIILNTLQQAGPEAITDVAKFKTAMDTFSMPNPYLKDERPLNYIGVPYFGQKRQISVPMVVNIYEDGDFKTLFVGSAE
- a CDS encoding dicarboxylate/amino acid:cation symporter, producing MGKGKFRYSLMLGICIAAVAGLVCGIVFGEKMANFKVVGDLFLQLMQMPIILLIMTAVIEAVGTLNPKELGRLGLKTIVLFALTTAMAGLAGLAAGFVMQPGVGLQIEGVFDLQTITVPTPANFSQQLLGYVSSNIFASMAGGNNLQCVIIAILFGITLSIYGSKNESNPVLNGIKHVNKVVMQFIFIIIQGLPLAIFSFISYAVGVIGTQVLLTLAKLIIANYIAMCAVMLFFIVFACSYCKVNPFKFFPKIARMTLIAFVSTSSAVTLPTKMEDGEKLIGISPRVNRLVAPMGMSMNSDGAVCFFCLSCVTIAQVFGLSMTGSQLVTLIVFSTAFSFAAVSVPGGGLVMLAVVLAAVGLPVEGMVIISAADFFLAPIRTIGNSIDDVMVAMIVAQSEGEFDRDIYNGKKAFDPNVLSYKKA
- a CDS encoding branched-chain amino acid ABC transporter permease; the encoded protein is MKKLKTAIGVAFFLAIYLVLLPWLFRDQPYRLGILTTSSVLSLISAGVWLMFYIGRINMGQGGFALLGGYVSAVMISKLGVSFWLSLVGACAITVVVSILVGLPLLRLKGVYFSMITLSLTETARLAAQSFPSLTNGSRGILNLPLPGALKVAGFTIIPDFNTLDKHFAFYYLGAFLTILGFAVLYRVVNSRLGWLFRSLQQNEDLASSFGVNVPWLRVIALAICAAFAGAGGAFFVATQQSIYPATFTFQDSTYFLLYCFLGGLGSVWGALVGTFVLFLSFEMLQGLNQYQPLIYSLIMISMMLWLPNGLLSLKWPFSRSSVEPAAKPAIKPAIEEERP
- a CDS encoding ABC transporter ATP-binding protein; amino-acid sequence: MYLEARKINVAYDYVRALQDVSVSLGKGEIITLVGANGAGKTSILRAITGLKPIQSGSIFFDGEEIGKLPPVAIVARGIVMVPEGRHVFPLMTVKDNLMMGAFLRKDKVGIKESLEKILERFPRLKERIGQSAGTMSGGEQQMLVIGRGLMAKPRLLLLDEPSLGVAPIFVQEIAKAIVSINREEKVSIILVEQNSRMALKISHRAYVLVTGKVALEGESSRLRDDERVQRAYLGGSVD
- a CDS encoding (S)-ureidoglycine aminohydrolase, which codes for MGYPKGNLVSRAIVKPGIYTVIPPEGRVFNVIPNFEGFSTTILASPKYGASFVFYVSSLAPGAKTNKTWCKEEGIESFVYFMDEEKPGDGKLTVRIGDEEKTLSQGGYAYAPAGVGMDLSSTSSGKIRILFYKQRYLPLAGHEARTVWGNVNEIQERIYDDMANVFIQDLLPMDLGFDMNFHILSFEPAGCHPFIETHVQEHGAYILSGQGVYMLEEDYVQVQKEDFIWFGPFAKQAVYATGRERLSYIYSKDFNRDVEL